One Myxococcales bacterium genomic region harbors:
- a CDS encoding protein kinase produces MPRLPPAPDDRVTPQVRLVRPLGAGGMGHVWVARHEALGIDVAVKLLAPEAAPSERMRRRFEREAALLAKVRSPHVVAVLDAGAHDSLGPFLVMELLDGHDLAKELEARGRLPLAEVVDLVTQAATGLAKAHERGLVHRDVKLENLVLAKDGARTVLKVVDFGVALDEDEGERLTGLGVAIGTRSTMSPEQAAGGPIDARSDLYSLALVFFRLLTGEPAISRASLDALGLAAYRAERPRPSALVPGVPAEVDAWFSKATSFAPDARFPDAQAFVRALEVASRGEAAAAPSGGPSPGTVDDAPALGTVDDADALDNDAPPAPRQGVAPGSSRPRARASGAPAPLRPGSASPAPSRGPALVVVAGILAAGALVAYGLRAMVSRSGHAPLPSASLVASGDAAAPAPPLRLALLMDVSGDNRRRGQELERATRTALTMIGEAGGVRGRAVALSVVDDQGALGPFLAARADEAAKLGTVPVVLGPLLSPQVHEVRELLDSRAILEVSGTATATALTAGARSGSFLALAPDDDAQAAALASALRGTSPRAAPCARVAIVASTDAHGAPFATALAASLARAPAVPTKTHAVDAAAKRDYADLARAVEGDRADCVALLVPPKVGARVLGSFSAPLRDKLRTFGGDTLASEDFVEFSLRESGEGKLVAEGLTGVKVAVAPPSRPELVTFARKFQAITGSEPKDPFAARQFDATIVVALGLAAAGVDAKAPEIRKAAIAATRGKAGYGPDDLERLFRAAARGEDVRYEGASGDVSLGDDGRVIPAFELYGIRGGALVPLTPK; encoded by the coding sequence ATGCCGAGGCTCCCGCCTGCGCCCGACGATCGTGTCACGCCCCAGGTGCGCCTCGTTCGTCCGCTCGGCGCGGGGGGCATGGGGCACGTGTGGGTCGCGCGGCACGAGGCCTTGGGGATCGACGTCGCCGTGAAGCTGCTCGCGCCCGAGGCCGCGCCGAGCGAGCGGATGCGCAGGCGCTTCGAGCGGGAGGCCGCGCTGCTCGCGAAGGTCCGCAGCCCGCACGTGGTCGCGGTGCTCGACGCTGGCGCTCACGACTCGCTCGGCCCCTTCCTCGTCATGGAGCTCCTCGACGGTCACGATCTCGCGAAGGAGCTCGAGGCCCGCGGCAGGCTCCCGCTCGCCGAGGTCGTCGACCTCGTGACCCAAGCCGCGACGGGGCTCGCGAAGGCGCACGAGCGCGGCCTCGTCCACCGTGACGTGAAGCTCGAGAACCTCGTGCTCGCGAAGGATGGCGCGCGCACCGTGCTCAAGGTGGTCGACTTCGGCGTCGCGCTCGACGAGGACGAAGGCGAGCGCCTCACCGGGCTCGGCGTCGCGATCGGCACACGGTCGACGATGAGCCCCGAGCAAGCCGCGGGAGGGCCGATCGACGCGCGCAGTGACCTCTATTCGCTCGCGCTCGTCTTCTTCCGGCTGCTCACCGGGGAGCCGGCCATCTCGCGTGCGTCGCTCGACGCGCTCGGGCTCGCGGCCTACCGCGCCGAGCGCCCTCGCCCCTCGGCGCTCGTCCCGGGGGTGCCTGCCGAGGTCGACGCGTGGTTCTCGAAGGCCACGAGCTTTGCACCGGACGCGCGGTTCCCCGACGCGCAAGCCTTCGTACGTGCGCTCGAGGTGGCGTCGCGCGGTGAGGCCGCGGCGGCCCCGAGCGGCGGTCCGAGCCCGGGGACCGTCGACGACGCCCCGGCGCTCGGCACGGTCGACGACGCCGACGCGTTGGATAACGACGCGCCGCCCGCTCCCCGACAAGGCGTCGCTCCGGGCTCGTCGAGGCCTCGGGCGCGCGCGTCGGGAGCCCCCGCGCCGCTGCGCCCCGGATCGGCGTCGCCCGCGCCCTCGCGAGGCCCCGCGCTCGTGGTCGTCGCGGGTATTCTCGCGGCCGGCGCGCTCGTCGCCTACGGGCTCCGCGCCATGGTGTCGCGTTCGGGGCACGCGCCTCTTCCCAGCGCCTCGCTCGTGGCCAGTGGAGATGCCGCCGCGCCTGCTCCTCCGCTCCGCCTCGCGCTGCTCATGGACGTCTCGGGAGACAACCGGCGACGTGGCCAGGAGCTCGAGCGGGCGACGCGCACGGCGCTCACGATGATCGGCGAGGCCGGGGGAGTCCGTGGTCGCGCCGTCGCGCTCTCGGTGGTCGACGATCAGGGCGCCCTCGGGCCCTTCCTCGCGGCGCGCGCCGACGAAGCGGCGAAGCTCGGCACGGTGCCGGTGGTGCTCGGCCCGCTCCTGAGCCCGCAGGTGCACGAGGTGCGTGAGCTCTTGGATTCTCGAGCGATTCTCGAGGTTTCCGGCACGGCGACGGCGACGGCGCTCACCGCGGGAGCTCGTTCGGGGTCGTTCCTCGCCCTCGCCCCGGACGACGACGCGCAGGCCGCGGCGCTCGCCTCGGCCCTCCGTGGGACGAGCCCACGCGCTGCCCCGTGCGCGCGTGTGGCGATCGTCGCGTCGACGGATGCGCATGGGGCGCCGTTCGCGACCGCGCTCGCCGCGAGCCTCGCGCGCGCGCCCGCCGTGCCGACGAAGACCCACGCGGTCGACGCGGCGGCCAAGCGCGACTACGCGGACCTCGCGCGCGCGGTCGAGGGGGACCGGGCCGACTGCGTGGCGCTGCTCGTTCCCCCGAAGGTCGGGGCTCGTGTCCTCGGCTCGTTCTCGGCGCCGCTTCGAGACAAGCTGCGCACCTTCGGGGGGGACACGCTCGCCTCGGAGGACTTCGTCGAGTTCTCGCTTCGCGAGTCGGGCGAGGGCAAGCTCGTGGCCGAGGGGCTCACGGGGGTCAAGGTGGCCGTCGCGCCTCCGTCGCGCCCCGAGCTCGTCACGTTCGCCCGAAAATTCCAGGCGATCACGGGCTCCGAGCCGAAGGACCCCTTCGCGGCGCGCCAGTTCGACGCGACCATCGTGGTGGCGCTCGGGCTCGCCGCGGCAGGTGTCGACGCGAAGGCCCCCGAGATCCGCAAGGCTGCCATCGCGGCGACGCGCGGCAAGGCCGGCTACGGGCCCGACGACCTCGAGCGCCTCTTCCGCGCCGCGGCCCGAGGCGAAGATGTGCGCTACGAAGGTGCCTCGGGGGACGTGTCGCTCGGCGACGACGGGCGCGTGATACCCGCGTTCGAGCTCTACGGCATCCGTGGCGGCGCGCTCGTCCCCCTCACGCCGAAGTGA